Proteins encoded within one genomic window of Arachis ipaensis cultivar K30076 chromosome B08, Araip1.1, whole genome shotgun sequence:
- the LOC107613789 gene encoding proteinaceous RNase P 2, with amino-acid sequence MVQNLNTKIPNQTASMDNNSKKKRKAQTPEAKFQFELNSCSKSKDLSAAISVYDDAVSTNTRINQHHFNALLYLCSNSVNNDSLKDTALHHGFRIFDHMTSLGINPNEATLTAVARLAAAKGNADRAFELAKAVQNYGSAPRLRTFDPALFGFCELGNSGKAYEVEEHVNGSGVTLEEPQLTALLKVSAKNGNADKVYEYLHKLRSSVRCVSETTASVIEEWFHSGKGSEVGLEDLARVKEGVLRNGGGWHGQGWVGKGDWLVRRTNVSVEGRCCGCSQQLVCVDIDDEETDKFARSVANLALEREVKANFSEFQGWLEKHACYDAIVDGANVGLYQQNFADGGFSISQLDDVVKELYNCSGKKWPLVILHNKRMRGLMDNPSSRRVVEEWMNNGALYTTPTGSNDDWYWLYAAVKLRCLLVTNDEMRDHIFELIGSNFFNQWKERHQVHYTFVKGNLKLQMPPPYSLVIQESEKGSWHVPLALHTGDETSRTWLCITRQSSQDAEANVCNSVDTPNFNHHNTKDAEGPQEFSNGVGIMDSQVDENNTTSLTGKRKERSPPL; translated from the exons ATGGTGCAAAATTTGAACACCAAAATACCCAACCAAACTGCATCAATGGACAACAAcagcaagaagaagaggaaggCACAAACTCCAGAGGCCAAGTTCCAATTCGAGCTCAACTCATGCTCCAAATCCAAGGATCTAAGCGCTGCCATCTCTGTATACGACGACGCCGTTTCGACCAACACTCGCATCAATCAGCACCACTTCAATGCCTTACTCTACCTCTGTTCCAATTCCGTCAACAACGACTCGCTCAAAGACACCGCATTGCACCACGGATTCCGCATTTTCGATCACATGACCAGCCTCGGAATAAACCCCAATGAAGCCACCCTCACCGCTGTCGCCAGGCTTGCCGCCGCGAAAGGCAATGCCGACCGCGCATTTGAGCTCGCGAAGGCCGTTCAGAATTATGGCTCTGCCCCTAGGCTGAGGACTTTTGACCCTGCTTTGTTCGGATTCTGTGAGCTTGGAAATTCCGGTAAGGCTTATGAGGTGGAGGAGCATGTGAACGGTTCTGGTGTGACACTCGAGGAACCACAACTCACGGCGCTTCTGAAGGTGAGTGCGAAGAACGGGAATGCAGATAAGGTGTATGAGTATTTGCACAAGCTAAGGAGCTCAGTGAGGTGCGTTAGTGAAACGACGGCGTCTGTGATTGAAGAGTGGTTTCACAGTGGAAAGGGTTCTGAGGTTGGTTTGGAGGACTTGGCTCGTGTGAAAGAAGGGGTTTTGCGAAATGGGGGAGGGTGGCATGGTCAAGGGTGGGTTGGGAAAGGGGACTGGCTTGTTAGAAGGACCAATGTTAGTGTTGAAGGACGTTGCTGTGGTTGCAGCCAGCAATTGGTTTGTGTTGATATCGATGATGAGGAGACAGACAAGTTTGCACGTTCTGTTGCTAATTTGGCTCTGGAAAGAGAGGTCAAAGCTAATTTCAGTGAATTTCAG GGCTGGCTTGAAAAACATGCGTGTTATGATGCTATAGTGGATGGAGCGAATGTTGGGCTCTACCAACAAAATTTTGCAGATGGTGGATTTAGCATTTCTCAG CTTGACGATGTAGTAAAAGAACTTTACAATTGTAGCGGGAAAAAATGGCCACTGGTCATCTTGCATAACAAGCGAATGAGAGGGCTTATGGATAATCCATCAAGCAGAAGGGTGGTAGAGGAGTGGATGAATAATGGTGCGCTCTATACGACTCCAACTGGATCCAATGATGATTG GTATTGGCTTTATGCTGCTGTAAAACTCAGATGCTTGCTTGTGACAAATGATGAAATGCGGGATCACATATTTGAACTCATAGGAAGCAACTTTTTTAACCAGTGGAAAGAAAGACATCAA GTTCACTACACATTTGTTAAAGGAAACCTGAAACTTCAGATGCCACCACCATACTCATTGGTCATCCAG GAATCAGAAAAAGGGTCATGGCATGTGCCTTTAGCACTGCACACTGGTGATGAAACTTCAAGGACTTGGCTGTGTATTACCCGTCAAAGTTCTCAGGATGCCGAAGCTAATGTATGCAATAGTGTGGATACTCCCAACTTCAATCACCATAACACAAAGGATGCCGAGGGACCACAGGAATTTTCAAATGGTGTCGGTATCATGGATTCCCAAGTTGATGAGAACAACACAACTTCCTTGACTGGTAAAAGAAAAGAGAGGTCTCCTCCTTTGTGA